The following coding sequences lie in one Tichowtungia aerotolerans genomic window:
- a CDS encoding uroporphyrinogen decarboxylase family protein → MTHRERFNSVMSYAPFDRVPCLYFGLWPETLERWQQEGLKGGILDVPEQVGLDPDFEQHMFSGHGIRTISPVGDVPEEVLEETADYMIRQTAIGSVEKIGRHGSSIHEYLDHALKPTRADWERFKSYLDPDDPRRWLAGHEQRIKDVNSRDGALAFYAGSLYGELRNWMGVVEISMLMYDDPELFQQIINDLADYFIAVNRPLLERVEFDLAYLFEDCCFNTGPLVGPDAVREFMLEPYRRMVNAYHDLGIKHILVDSDGKVDDLVPVWLDAGIDIIFPIEVGTWNGDACAFRSKYGQRIKMMGGVNKHVIPKDADAIRAELERFVPLVEEGGFIPIPDHRIPPDTSLEQFRIYVEIFRQIFG, encoded by the coding sequence ATGACCCATCGCGAACGATTTAACTCTGTTATGTCTTATGCCCCTTTTGATCGGGTGCCGTGTCTATATTTCGGCCTGTGGCCCGAAACATTGGAACGCTGGCAGCAGGAAGGGCTGAAAGGCGGCATTCTGGATGTGCCGGAGCAGGTTGGACTGGATCCTGACTTTGAACAGCATATGTTTTCGGGGCACGGAATCCGCACGATCTCTCCGGTCGGCGACGTGCCCGAAGAAGTGCTGGAGGAAACCGCTGATTATATGATTCGGCAAACAGCGATAGGCAGTGTGGAGAAAATAGGCAGGCACGGCAGTTCGATTCATGAATATCTTGACCATGCCCTGAAACCGACCCGGGCGGACTGGGAACGGTTTAAAAGCTATCTCGATCCTGATGATCCGCGTCGCTGGCTGGCGGGACATGAACAGCGCATTAAAGACGTGAATTCCCGCGACGGCGCATTGGCATTTTACGCCGGCTCTCTTTACGGTGAGTTGCGCAACTGGATGGGTGTGGTTGAAATCTCGATGCTGATGTATGATGATCCCGAACTGTTTCAGCAAATTATCAACGATTTAGCTGATTACTTTATCGCGGTTAATCGTCCGCTGTTGGAACGGGTTGAGTTCGATCTGGCTTATCTTTTCGAAGACTGTTGTTTTAACACCGGCCCGCTGGTCGGGCCGGATGCGGTTCGGGAGTTCATGCTTGAGCCTTATCGGCGGATGGTCAATGCCTACCATGATCTGGGAATAAAGCACATACTGGTCGACAGCGACGGCAAGGTAGATGATCTGGTTCCGGTCTGGTTGGATGCGGGAATTGATATTATTTTCCCTATCGAAGTGGGAACCTGGAATGGTGATGCCTGTGCGTTTCGAAGCAAATACGGCCAACGAATCAAAATGATGGGCGGGGTCAACAAACATGTGATTCCGAAGGATGCGGATGCGATTCGTGCCGAACTGGAACGGTTTGTTCCTTTAGTTGAAGAGGGCGGGTTTATTCCGATTCCGGATCATCGGATTCCTCCGGATACATCTTTAGAACAGTTTAGAATCTATGTGGAAATCTTTCGTCAGATTTTCGGATAG
- a CDS encoding sulfatase family protein, which translates to MKIKSCAVKWLVFGGFSAGVSASCSALQCAEQPNFIIIMADDQGYADVGFQDSPDIVTPNIDQLAAKGLVFENGYVCHPVCGPSRTGLMTGRYPHRFGLQVNTPFSQTDEDWGVPLEQRFFAQDLRTAGYRTGVIGKWHLGATEKHHPNNRGFDFFFGFLGGGHNYWPADYKRMRDWQFMNAKKDQPAVSPNPEAISYMLPILHNREYVETTGYLTDIFSDEAVDFIDRNKTRPFFLYLAYNAPHKPLEAKPEDLEKFSHIQSEKRRKYAAMIYALDRGVGQVRDKLEKERLLDNTMIIYLSDNGGIVENPELASNGRLRGQKGETFEGGCHVPFVVHWPARLKAGRTDGIISSLDIYPTLLAAAGLPVPTDRNLDGFNQLPFLLGQASMSARDGVFARRWLGRNHTVGVRDGDWKYDFVSQSGETGLFNLKTDIGEKNDLSAQYPEQLQKMTAMQDKWNALNTPPKWIEPGWYWPEHREHAVQVILSFEEEMAAHDGSLKE; encoded by the coding sequence ATGAAAATAAAATCATGTGCAGTTAAATGGCTGGTTTTCGGCGGGTTCTCTGCCGGTGTTTCAGCGTCATGCAGTGCTCTGCAGTGTGCGGAACAGCCGAATTTTATCATTATCATGGCAGATGATCAGGGATATGCTGATGTTGGATTTCAGGACAGTCCGGATATTGTTACGCCGAACATTGATCAGCTGGCAGCCAAGGGACTCGTTTTTGAGAACGGCTATGTATGCCATCCTGTGTGCGGCCCAAGCCGGACCGGCCTGATGACCGGTCGTTATCCTCATCGTTTCGGGTTGCAGGTTAACACGCCGTTTTCCCAGACGGATGAGGACTGGGGAGTGCCGCTTGAGCAGCGTTTTTTTGCACAGGATCTTCGGACCGCCGGATATCGCACCGGTGTGATCGGCAAGTGGCATCTGGGCGCCACCGAAAAACATCACCCGAACAACCGCGGGTTCGATTTCTTCTTTGGATTTCTCGGCGGCGGCCACAACTACTGGCCGGCCGATTACAAGAGAATGCGTGACTGGCAGTTTATGAACGCGAAAAAAGATCAGCCGGCGGTATCCCCGAATCCGGAGGCTATCAGCTATATGCTGCCGATTCTTCACAACCGGGAGTATGTGGAAACAACCGGCTATCTTACGGACATCTTTTCCGATGAGGCTGTCGACTTTATTGATCGGAACAAAACGCGGCCGTTCTTTCTGTATCTGGCTTATAATGCCCCGCACAAGCCGCTCGAAGCCAAGCCGGAGGATCTGGAAAAATTCAGCCATATTCAGAGTGAAAAACGCCGCAAGTATGCTGCGATGATTTACGCCCTGGACCGGGGGGTCGGACAGGTTCGTGACAAACTGGAAAAAGAGCGGCTTCTTGATAACACGATGATCATTTATCTCAGCGATAACGGCGGGATTGTTGAAAATCCCGAGCTGGCCAGTAACGGACGGCTTCGCGGACAGAAGGGGGAAACCTTTGAAGGCGGCTGTCATGTTCCGTTTGTGGTTCATTGGCCGGCCAGGCTGAAGGCCGGTCGTACGGATGGAATTATATCTTCGTTGGATATTTATCCAACGCTGCTGGCTGCTGCCGGCCTGCCGGTTCCGACGGACCGCAATCTGGATGGTTTCAATCAGCTTCCGTTTCTGCTGGGGCAGGCTTCCATGTCTGCACGCGACGGTGTGTTTGCCCGCCGTTGGCTCGGCCGGAATCATACGGTCGGCGTGCGCGACGGCGATTGGAAATATGACTTTGTTTCACAGAGCGGTGAAACCGGCCTGTTTAACTTGAAAACAGATATCGGCGAGAAAAACGATTTGAGTGCTCAATATCCCGAACAGCTTCAGAAAATGACAGCGATGCAGGACAAATGGAATGCTTTGAACACACCGCCGAAGTGGATCGAGCCCGGATGGTACTGGCCGGAGCATAGAGAGCATGCTGTTCAGGTCATCCTGAGTTTTGAAGAGGAAATGGCAGCGCATGATGGGTCGCTGAAGGAGTAG
- a CDS encoding MFS transporter, with protein sequence MSDKAEHHITKPEDRVARPRKLAYGSGMINYGLMVNSYFQMVNPIFNVVLGMNPAVIGLITAVSRLWDAITDPVMGKVSDNTRSRFGRRRPWILAGSLFTAIAFAAIWWFPREYSDAFYVGWLIVTTLFFYLGVTVFSVPYFALGMEMSPDYHERTRIVAYRDFLQPIGAFLAGALIWFCTRSVFDDKIEGMRIVSLGVAFIFVVLGIVASVFPREHPYAKQSAAQEKISLVQSAKQTLRVKPFLILCLSTAILLMGATMVGPMGYYICVYYMYSGVESEAAGLIMWGQAAYWLTNIMMVPVITWISTKIGKKNTVLAFIVVASVASLSKWWLITPANPWLSLIPLMFMGSGFIASSVMINSMLPDSVDADELETGTRREGMFSAVYGWSWKVGLSMALGVSGFLINLTGYDAELPEQTADAILKLRLFDLGVPVIGFITGFILLMKYPITEKDAYDVRARLEADRGNIDEEKNDV encoded by the coding sequence GTGAGCGACAAAGCAGAACACCACATTACCAAACCGGAAGACCGCGTCGCCCGACCGCGCAAACTGGCATACGGCAGCGGAATGATTAACTACGGCCTGATGGTTAACTCCTACTTCCAGATGGTGAATCCCATCTTTAATGTGGTGCTGGGGATGAATCCGGCCGTGATTGGTCTTATCACCGCGGTTTCCCGCTTGTGGGATGCAATCACCGATCCGGTTATGGGAAAGGTGAGCGACAACACCCGTTCGCGGTTTGGCCGTCGGCGTCCGTGGATTCTGGCCGGGTCTCTGTTTACCGCGATTGCCTTTGCTGCAATCTGGTGGTTCCCCCGAGAGTACTCGGATGCGTTTTATGTCGGCTGGCTGATTGTCACCACCTTGTTTTTCTATCTGGGCGTAACCGTCTTTTCTGTTCCCTATTTTGCGCTGGGCATGGAAATGAGCCCGGACTATCACGAGCGTACACGCATTGTAGCCTATCGCGATTTCCTCCAGCCGATCGGGGCGTTTCTGGCGGGCGCTCTGATCTGGTTCTGCACGCGCAGTGTCTTCGACGACAAGATTGAAGGCATGCGGATTGTATCTCTCGGCGTGGCGTTTATTTTTGTCGTACTTGGCATCGTTGCCTCTGTTTTTCCCAGGGAACATCCCTATGCAAAGCAGTCGGCAGCACAGGAAAAAATCAGTCTGGTTCAAAGTGCCAAACAGACGCTTCGCGTGAAACCGTTTCTGATTCTGTGCCTTTCTACGGCGATTCTCCTGATGGGAGCCACCATGGTCGGTCCAATGGGCTACTACATCTGCGTTTACTATATGTACAGCGGTGTTGAGTCTGAGGCGGCCGGTCTGATTATGTGGGGGCAGGCGGCGTACTGGCTGACCAACATCATGATGGTGCCGGTGATCACCTGGATCTCCACCAAGATCGGCAAAAAGAACACCGTGCTGGCATTTATTGTTGTGGCGTCTGTTGCGTCGCTCTCCAAATGGTGGCTGATCACGCCGGCCAATCCGTGGCTCTCGCTGATCCCGCTGATGTTCATGGGGTCGGGTTTCATTGCCTCATCGGTCATGATCAACTCGATGCTTCCGGACTCTGTGGATGCGGATGAGCTGGAAACCGGAACCCGGCGCGAAGGCATGTTCAGCGCCGTTTACGGCTGGTCGTGGAAGGTTGGTCTTTCGATGGCGCTCGGCGTGTCCGGTTTTCTGATTAACCTGACCGGCTACGATGCGGAGCTGCCGGAGCAGACCGCGGACGCCATTTTGAAGCTGCGGCTCTTCGACCTTGGTGTGCCGGTGATCGGTTTTATCACCGGATTCATTCTGCTGATGAAATATCCGATCACCGAAAAAGATGCTTATGACGTGCGAGCCAGACTGGAAGCGGATCGAGGTAATATTGATGAGGAGAAAAACGATGTTTAA
- a CDS encoding FAD-dependent oxidoreductase, with protein MFNRRRFLAQIGLAGSVPFVLSAFGEETYQDYVEKVLGFRKARRDPKWVDGSMWINAADFSDYGGWVYDTQFAHLMGSGVLLAAGTGRPVEDAKMMFTMPEAKPVRIWVRARNWDRATRPGRFQVVLNGKKLNREFGAADSDEWIWEDAGIQELSAGMHSLVLHDLTGYYGRCDAILLSEDPSFVPPSGVDEMKILRARLMQLPEKPKDGGSFDLIVAGAGPAGAPAALAAARLGLKVALVTDRPVLGGNASLELGVNFNGADQHHPNAREGGICEEATRIRARFDAKEMSLAFGRLADEENNLTVFKNKHINKVYKTGSIIDAVEAFDVCTYETVRLNGKMFVDATGDAWLGYYAGADYRLGRESQSEYGEKYAPAVADNVTMSGSLLAGPKGTFWLTERTGVDVPFQRPAWAYDFPANPEFGRSLKWFQTGDWWFEYDGKMDDLYEAEQARDELLRIYFGMWNWIKNTWERRDEARSYEMEFIPPWFAKRESRRLLGDHVLTHPEALRVEPFEDAVAYAGWGLDVHHPKGVFSGREGPFMCVDHMPISLIPYRCCYSRNVDNLLMAGRNISVSHVALGHVRVQSTLATVGQAVGTAAALAVKYGMTPRGIGQSRLKELQQTLLKNDQWFPGLKNEDSADLARTAVCSASSEQASRPFDEVAGDLTGKPAELTSGRGCIIPWEKGKKLSSLLALMESKAGVGQRVNLRIRAASGPQDTSSREDLLIKWGQVEPGRHWVPFQINQSFDADYLWVIIDKLDSVSWFLRKGTVDGGARTWGSDWKWSSIPGGSMMLFTDEELAAGGSSPASAAVNGIPRPSEQSMNQWASAADQPMPQWLQLDFEKAASIGRVQLTFDTDLNCRNFDTPAFPAQCVRDYRVEVEENGRWVPVVEERGNFQRHRIHTFTARRTSKLRVWVDATHGDRQARIYEVRVYGS; from the coding sequence ATGTTTAATCGACGCAGATTTTTAGCGCAGATTGGGCTGGCAGGAAGTGTTCCGTTTGTACTTTCAGCATTCGGTGAAGAAACCTATCAGGATTATGTCGAAAAAGTTCTCGGCTTCCGTAAAGCCCGCCGAGATCCGAAATGGGTGGACGGATCCATGTGGATCAATGCCGCCGATTTTTCTGATTATGGCGGCTGGGTCTACGATACGCAGTTTGCGCACCTGATGGGGTCCGGCGTTCTGCTGGCCGCCGGAACCGGGCGACCGGTCGAAGATGCGAAAATGATGTTTACGATGCCGGAAGCAAAGCCGGTTCGTATCTGGGTACGTGCCCGCAACTGGGACCGTGCAACCAGGCCCGGGCGCTTTCAGGTGGTGCTGAACGGTAAAAAACTGAATCGGGAATTCGGCGCTGCTGACAGCGACGAGTGGATTTGGGAGGATGCCGGGATTCAGGAACTTTCTGCCGGAATGCATTCGCTGGTTCTGCATGATTTGACCGGCTATTACGGACGCTGCGATGCCATTCTTCTAAGCGAAGATCCATCCTTTGTCCCTCCATCCGGTGTGGATGAAATGAAAATACTTCGGGCTCGTCTTATGCAGCTTCCGGAAAAGCCGAAAGATGGTGGTTCATTCGATTTGATTGTTGCCGGTGCCGGACCGGCCGGCGCTCCGGCCGCACTTGCCGCCGCACGCCTCGGGCTGAAGGTCGCGCTGGTGACCGACCGCCCGGTTCTGGGCGGGAATGCCAGTCTGGAACTGGGCGTGAATTTTAACGGTGCCGACCAGCACCATCCCAACGCCCGCGAAGGCGGTATCTGTGAAGAAGCCACCCGCATCCGGGCCCGGTTTGACGCCAAGGAGATGAGTCTGGCTTTCGGTCGTCTCGCAGATGAGGAAAACAATCTGACTGTTTTTAAGAACAAGCACATCAACAAGGTTTACAAAACCGGCTCGATTATCGATGCGGTGGAGGCATTTGATGTATGCACCTATGAAACCGTTCGCCTGAACGGAAAAATGTTTGTGGATGCCACCGGTGACGCGTGGCTCGGTTATTATGCTGGGGCGGATTACCGGCTTGGGCGCGAATCTCAGAGCGAGTACGGCGAAAAATATGCGCCGGCGGTTGCCGATAATGTGACCATGAGTGGCAGTCTGCTGGCTGGCCCTAAAGGCACCTTCTGGCTTACGGAACGAACCGGGGTGGACGTTCCTTTTCAGCGTCCGGCGTGGGCCTATGATTTTCCGGCCAATCCCGAATTCGGACGGAGTCTGAAATGGTTCCAGACCGGCGACTGGTGGTTTGAATATGATGGAAAAATGGACGATCTTTACGAAGCCGAACAGGCGCGCGACGAACTGTTGCGAATCTATTTCGGCATGTGGAACTGGATTAAAAACACATGGGAACGCCGGGATGAAGCGCGCAGTTACGAGATGGAGTTTATTCCGCCCTGGTTTGCGAAGCGCGAATCCCGCCGCCTGCTGGGCGATCATGTGCTGACGCACCCGGAGGCCCTGCGCGTTGAACCGTTCGAAGACGCGGTTGCCTATGCCGGATGGGGCCTCGATGTGCATCATCCTAAAGGCGTTTTTTCCGGCAGAGAGGGCCCGTTCATGTGCGTGGATCATATGCCGATCAGCCTGATTCCATACCGTTGCTGCTACTCTCGAAATGTTGACAACCTGCTGATGGCCGGCCGCAACATCAGCGTATCGCACGTTGCGCTGGGCCATGTGCGCGTGCAGTCTACATTGGCGACAGTGGGGCAGGCCGTTGGAACCGCCGCGGCGCTGGCAGTGAAATACGGAATGACGCCGCGCGGTATCGGGCAGAGCCGTTTGAAAGAGCTGCAGCAGACTCTGCTCAAAAACGACCAGTGGTTTCCGGGACTGAAAAACGAGGACTCGGCCGATCTGGCCCGCACCGCGGTTTGCTCGGCATCCAGTGAGCAGGCGAGCCGTCCATTTGATGAAGTGGCCGGAGATCTGACCGGAAAACCGGCGGAACTGACCAGCGGGCGTGGCTGCATTATTCCGTGGGAAAAAGGAAAGAAGCTTTCTTCTCTGCTGGCGCTGATGGAGTCAAAGGCCGGGGTCGGGCAGCGCGTGAACCTGCGCATCCGCGCGGCGTCCGGTCCGCAGGATACGTCGTCGAGGGAGGATCTGCTTATCAAGTGGGGGCAGGTCGAGCCCGGCCGGCACTGGGTCCCGTTCCAGATTAATCAGTCATTTGATGCCGACTACCTGTGGGTGATTATTGATAAGCTCGATTCGGTTTCATGGTTCCTTCGTAAAGGGACGGTTGACGGCGGGGCGCGTACGTGGGGCAGCGACTGGAAATGGAGCAGTATTCCCGGCGGATCGATGATGCTGTTTACGGACGAAGAACTGGCCGCCGGCGGGAGTTCACCGGCATCTGCGGCCGTGAACGGCATTCCGCGTCCGTCGGAACAGTCGATGAACCAGTGGGCCAGTGCGGCGGATCAGCCAATGCCTCAGTGGCTGCAGCTGGATTTTGAAAAAGCGGCTTCGATTGGTCGGGTTCAGCTGACGTTCGATACCGACCTGAACTGCCGCAACTTTGATACGCCCGCTTTTCCGGCGCAGTGCGTGCGCGACTACCGCGTCGAAGTTGAGGAAAACGGTCGGTGGGTGCCGGTCGTTGAAGAGAGAGGCAATTTCCAGCGCCACCGTATCCACACGTTTACCGCTCGGCGTACTTCAAAACTTCGGGTCTGGGTGGATGCCACGCATGGCGATAGGCAGGCGCGCATTTATGAAGTCCGCGTTTACGGATCATAA
- a CDS encoding DUF3604 domain-containing protein has product MGWVSFAGWDRRLGDAEAAACVAQCKMLYPDRRTLAAYEFFTRGCGKGSGTVEMPSRVQVSETVPEAVIVFSAPAEGIAPGGKVKLWCPNGATDPQLDNPDEPGYVQINAPVAFHAGLSRLCFREMYDQQRDWRFVDVSLPDGLAPNEKITFCWQNVKVDSRAARFDGDHWFFQIAVDRDADGYAELIPNPPDVPKVAGPAVRILVRIASTAIVGEPVRLNICAFDAQDNPATGYAGKLIIAVGQPGVSAPKNVRISGHGAVQCDVHFKKPGFYWVKVQSEDGLEAESNPVEVFAEDPGKRLYWGDLHVHTEMSADARVGAHTVSSYDGSYRIGRYQYALDFQANTDHQGVAQGNYGPDEWEAMCRLTNEANDPGRFVTLLAAELSGKKGDQNVYFSGGVAPFLDHNPADPGCREKDWAKLNGTECFLVPHHFSQTMRPWDWSVFSPQLQPVAEIFSNHGRAEFPNNDPAYCWCKEATLSGKTWVEQLSSGKLLGAIAASDDHWARPGTCGLTAIWVSELTREDVYRAVQNRCCYASTNARAILHFNVNGKEMGQAVSTDGAPQFNVRAAAPVAIQKVEIIRDGAPVFEVTPEARTAELDWNDDGFSFSAFYYVRLTLAAESNTECYMKNKQQFVWSSPVWVS; this is encoded by the coding sequence ATGGGATGGGTTTCATTTGCTGGATGGGACAGGCGCCTCGGTGATGCGGAAGCGGCCGCCTGTGTAGCGCAGTGCAAGATGCTGTATCCGGACCGGCGCACGTTGGCCGCGTATGAGTTTTTCACCCGCGGCTGCGGAAAGGGCAGCGGGACGGTTGAAATGCCATCCCGGGTGCAGGTTTCCGAAACAGTTCCTGAGGCGGTAATTGTTTTTAGCGCTCCTGCTGAAGGGATTGCGCCCGGTGGAAAGGTGAAACTGTGGTGCCCAAACGGCGCGACAGATCCTCAGTTGGACAATCCGGATGAACCGGGATACGTTCAGATCAATGCTCCGGTGGCTTTTCATGCAGGGTTATCGCGGCTGTGTTTTCGGGAAATGTATGACCAGCAGCGCGACTGGCGTTTTGTGGATGTTTCCCTTCCGGATGGGCTTGCGCCAAATGAGAAGATCACATTTTGTTGGCAGAACGTGAAAGTTGATTCCCGTGCCGCCCGGTTTGACGGGGATCACTGGTTTTTTCAGATAGCGGTGGATCGTGATGCGGACGGCTATGCCGAGCTGATTCCGAATCCGCCGGACGTTCCAAAAGTTGCCGGTCCGGCAGTTCGGATTCTGGTCCGAATTGCATCAACGGCGATCGTCGGCGAACCGGTACGCTTGAACATTTGTGCATTTGATGCCCAGGATAATCCGGCGACTGGATATGCCGGCAAATTAATAATTGCTGTCGGTCAGCCTGGAGTTTCGGCTCCGAAGAATGTTCGAATTTCCGGGCACGGAGCGGTGCAGTGCGACGTGCATTTTAAAAAGCCGGGATTTTACTGGGTAAAGGTTCAGTCGGAAGACGGGTTAGAGGCCGAGAGCAATCCGGTTGAGGTGTTTGCGGAAGACCCCGGTAAACGTCTTTATTGGGGGGACCTGCATGTCCACACCGAAATGTCGGCTGATGCCCGGGTCGGTGCTCATACGGTCTCTTCCTACGATGGTAGTTACCGAATCGGACGGTATCAGTATGCTCTTGATTTTCAGGCCAATACGGATCATCAGGGAGTTGCGCAGGGAAATTATGGTCCGGACGAATGGGAAGCTATGTGCCGTCTGACGAACGAGGCCAATGATCCCGGTCGTTTTGTCACGTTGCTTGCCGCAGAGCTGTCCGGGAAAAAGGGGGACCAGAACGTTTATTTTTCCGGAGGTGTCGCTCCGTTTCTGGACCACAATCCGGCTGATCCCGGATGCCGTGAAAAAGACTGGGCGAAACTCAATGGTACGGAATGTTTTCTGGTGCCGCACCATTTCAGCCAGACCATGCGCCCGTGGGACTGGTCTGTATTCAGTCCGCAGTTGCAGCCGGTAGCAGAAATTTTTTCGAATCACGGACGGGCAGAGTTTCCCAATAATGATCCGGCGTACTGCTGGTGCAAAGAAGCGACGCTGTCCGGGAAAACCTGGGTGGAACAGCTCAGTAGCGGGAAGCTGCTGGGTGCGATTGCTGCCAGTGACGATCACTGGGCGCGTCCGGGAACCTGCGGTCTGACTGCGATTTGGGTTTCAGAGCTTACTCGCGAAGATGTCTATCGTGCCGTGCAGAACCGGTGTTGTTATGCGAGCACCAATGCCCGGGCTATTCTGCATTTCAACGTCAACGGCAAGGAAATGGGGCAGGCAGTGTCAACCGATGGCGCTCCACAGTTTAATGTTCGGGCGGCAGCTCCCGTTGCAATCCAAAAGGTGGAGATCATTCGCGATGGAGCCCCCGTTTTTGAAGTGACTCCTGAAGCCAGGACGGCAGAGTTGGATTGGAACGATGACGGGTTTTCATTTTCAGCGTTTTATTATGTCCGGCTCACATTAGCGGCAGAGTCCAACACGGAATGTTATATGAAAAACAAACAGCAGTTTGTCTGGTCCAGTCCGGTCTGGGTGTCTTGA
- a CDS encoding nucleoside hydrolase, which yields MTDLKKPVPLILDTDIGTDMDDTWALAMILKSPELDLKLVTTVAADTAYRARLAAKMLQLAGRTDVAVGIGPANDEHVCYPQQPWVEHYSLADYPGRVHDDGVQALIDTIRNSPDPVTVLSIGPMTNLALALARAPDIVENSRVVGMQGSVYMGYDGTEETAAEWNVYLDPTAARTVFSSDWKITLTPLDTCGLVALSGALYQKLRAGTDPLVRAILANYRYWLEEKQKIHELPAHTSVLYDTVATYLTFSEEWLEMEELPLVVTEDACTRIDPSGKAIRCATAWKDLRAFEEFLVNRLLHGETVPGNIRQPVLV from the coding sequence ATGACTGATTTAAAGAAGCCGGTTCCACTAATTCTGGATACAGATATCGGAACCGATATGGATGATACCTGGGCGCTGGCGATGATTCTCAAATCGCCGGAGCTCGATTTGAAGCTGGTGACCACGGTCGCCGCCGATACTGCCTATCGTGCCAGGCTGGCCGCGAAAATGCTGCAGCTTGCGGGGCGAACCGACGTGGCGGTCGGCATCGGGCCGGCGAATGACGAACATGTCTGCTATCCGCAGCAGCCGTGGGTTGAACACTACAGTCTGGCGGATTATCCCGGACGGGTGCATGACGATGGCGTGCAGGCTCTGATTGACACGATTCGCAATTCGCCGGATCCGGTTACGGTGTTGTCGATCGGCCCGATGACCAACCTGGCGCTGGCGCTGGCGCGGGCTCCGGATATTGTGGAAAACTCTCGGGTTGTCGGCATGCAGGGCTCTGTGTATATGGGGTACGACGGCACGGAGGAAACAGCGGCGGAATGGAATGTATATCTTGATCCAACCGCTGCGCGGACGGTTTTTTCCAGTGATTGGAAGATCACGCTGACTCCGCTTGATACGTGCGGGCTGGTTGCGCTGTCGGGCGCTCTGTATCAGAAACTCCGGGCCGGTACAGATCCGTTGGTGCGGGCCATCCTGGCCAACTACAGGTACTGGCTCGAAGAGAAACAGAAAATACACGAACTGCCGGCGCATACTTCGGTGCTTTATGACACGGTCGCAACGTATTTGACCTTCAGCGAAGAGTGGTTGGAAATGGAGGAACTGCCGTTGGTGGTTACGGAGGATGCCTGTACCCGGATTGATCCGTCCGGGAAAGCCATCCGGTGTGCGACGGCCTGGAAGGATCTCAGAGCCTTTGAAGAGTTTCTCGTAAATCGTTTGTTGCACGGTGAAACTGTTCCGGGGAATATTCGGCAACCCGTTCTGGTTTGA
- a CDS encoding helix-turn-helix domain-containing protein, with the protein MSDLLPTIHRDYVFKQDSFPLAVHLNPGHPDYPPHRHEFEELVIIREGTGINSVDNMDYPLQAGDIFIMPKGRTHAYNQTHNLICYNIYFDSSQLDLKRWITHALPGFQALFVVEPSYRRKNEFNSRLRLRPKNLHLVWSLIESLQSTIEEEQPGYRLIALGKFFEVVGLLCRYYEETDHSDSQKVLRIAKAISYMETRFTEEITVDELAQIAHMSPRNFHRVFIDATGKTPAAYLIGLRIAEAAQQLKSTNKSITEIAFDCGFSDSNYFSRAFRKATGNSPSAYRKLIF; encoded by the coding sequence ATGAGCGATTTGCTTCCGACAATCCACCGTGATTACGTTTTTAAGCAGGACAGTTTCCCGCTGGCGGTTCATCTTAACCCCGGCCACCCGGATTATCCCCCTCACCGACACGAATTCGAAGAACTGGTGATCATCCGGGAAGGCACCGGAATCAACTCCGTGGATAACATGGACTATCCTCTGCAGGCCGGAGACATTTTCATCATGCCCAAAGGCCGTACTCATGCCTACAACCAGACGCACAACCTGATCTGTTACAACATTTATTTTGATTCCAGCCAGCTCGACCTTAAACGCTGGATCACCCATGCCCTGCCCGGATTTCAGGCGCTGTTTGTGGTTGAACCGTCCTACCGCCGCAAAAACGAATTCAACAGCCGCCTGCGACTGCGCCCGAAAAACCTGCATCTAGTCTGGAGTCTGATCGAATCCCTGCAATCAACCATCGAAGAGGAACAGCCAGGATACCGACTGATTGCGCTCGGAAAATTCTTTGAAGTCGTGGGTCTGCTCTGTCGTTATTATGAAGAAACCGATCACAGTGATTCCCAGAAAGTTCTACGAATCGCCAAAGCCATCAGCTATATGGAAACACGTTTTACTGAAGAAATCACAGTAGACGAACTGGCACAAATCGCCCACATGTCGCCGCGCAATTTCCACCGGGTCTTTATTGACGCCACCGGGAAAACACCGGCCGCATATCTGATCGGCCTGCGAATTGCAGAAGCCGCCCAACAACTGAAGTCGACAAATAAAAGCATCACGGAAATCGCGTTTGACTGTGGGTTTTCCGACAGCAACTATTTCTCCCGCGCATTCAGGAAGGCCACGGGAAACAGTCCCTCCGCTTATCGAAAACTTATTTTCTGA